From the Solanum pennellii chromosome 4, SPENNV200 genome, one window contains:
- the LOC107017584 gene encoding uncharacterized protein LOC107017584 — MTSNIAESINAALGYARELPIFNFLEEVRLMFGRWNHDNKHETACTFTPLIGKAQNLLIEYEALSTRMGVVPSTEYIYNVTDYGRSFVVCLKNKTCSCGKFQYEEIPCEHAWAVLKRKSLVADGYYSDLYKPKTVMKIYEIPIYPLPSFSEWVIPEAIMYDEVRPPKFKRPPERPKNKPRSKTKHELLGLKGKHTCSTCGFAGHNRRSSRNRPQEV, encoded by the exons ATGACGTCTAACATTGCAGAGAGTATAAATGCTGCATTAGGATATGCTAGGGAATTACCAATATTCAATTTTCTTGAAGAGGTAAGACTGATGTTTGGGAGATGGAATCATGACAACAAACACGAGACAGCCTGCACATTTACTCCGTTGATTGGAAAAGCTCAAAATTTACTAATCGAATATGAAGCATTGAGCACACGAATGGG GGTTGTGCCGTCAACTGAATACATATACAATGTGACTGATTATGGTAGGAGTTTTGTGGTCTGTTTAAAGAACAAAACATGCAGCTGTGGGAAGtttcaatatgaagaaattcCTTGTGAACATGCTTGGGCTGTATTGAAGCGGAAAAGTCTAGTAGCCGATGGATATTACTCAGATTTGTATAAACCAAAGACGGTTATGAAGATTTATGAGATACCGATCTATCCATTGCCTTCCTTTTCAGAATGGGTCATACCTGAAGCCATAATGTATGATGAAGTCCGACCTCCAAAATTCAAAAGACCTCCCGAAAGGCCTAAAAATAAACCCCGTTCAAAAACTAAACATGAATTGCTTGGACTAAAAGGAAAGCATACATGTAGTACATGTGGATTTGCAGGTCACAATAGGCGTTCAAGTAGAAATAGACCTCAAGAAGTTTAA
- the LOC114076947 gene encoding uncharacterized protein LOC114076947 isoform X1 encodes MTTSVHHSLPFYEQLPDSLKVENTTTHLRKMKKVSLNVKRSYIAPFQMKEHDMFLDNLDNLLKERLWKKSTPDGYISYVRLLADQRYCAANHQVRPTQPQDNFNKRKIIQSSNHFSNKNNR; translated from the exons ATGACCACCTCTGTTCATCATTCTTTGCCATTTTACGAGCAACTTCCAGACTCTTTG AAAGTTGAGAATACAACAACACACCTCCGAAAAATGAAGAAGGTATCATTGAATGTGAAAAGGTCCTATATTGCCCCATTTCAGATGAAGGAACACGACATGTTCCTTGATAATTTag ATAACCTATTAAAGGAACGACTGTGGAAGAAGAGCACACCAGATGGCTATATCTCTTATGTGCGCCTTCTTGCGGATCAACGCTATTGTG CTGCAAATCACCAAGTTCGACCAACTCAACCTCAAGATAatttcaacaaaagaaaaattatacaatCCTCTAACCATTTCTCAAACAA
- the LOC114076947 gene encoding uncharacterized protein LOC114076947 isoform X2 → MKKVSLNVKRSYIAPFQMKEHDMFLDNLDNLLKERLWKKSTPDGYISYVRLLADQRYCAANHQVRPTQPQDNFNKRKIIQSSNHFSNKNNR, encoded by the exons ATGAAGAAGGTATCATTGAATGTGAAAAGGTCCTATATTGCCCCATTTCAGATGAAGGAACACGACATGTTCCTTGATAATTTag ATAACCTATTAAAGGAACGACTGTGGAAGAAGAGCACACCAGATGGCTATATCTCTTATGTGCGCCTTCTTGCGGATCAACGCTATTGTG CTGCAAATCACCAAGTTCGACCAACTCAACCTCAAGATAatttcaacaaaagaaaaattatacaatCCTCTAACCATTTCTCAAACAA